A stretch of Fusarium poae strain DAOMC 252244 chromosome 2, whole genome shotgun sequence DNA encodes these proteins:
- a CDS encoding hypothetical protein (TransMembrane:1 (i103-123o)) has translation MTHKPSLVFVPGAWHTPEYWGKVTSALEAQDYKCIPVTLPTTQSTNPSVNFSTDVKAVREAIMEETAQDQDVVIVAHSYGGAVGASAIKGLSRKNAEENKGNGHIIGLFLIGTGFVAAGISFLDAMGGKPPPLWATDYENNTMPLQLDPAEMFFHDMPEEDAKYWVGKLTDQALTSVTDGYEVSYEGWKDVPVWYIMTAEDKNFSLETQQMFAQSAKEAGADLVVREIASSHSPMLSKPDDTVKFLEDALAAFANA, from the coding sequence ATGACACACAAGCCCTCCCTCGTCTTTGTTCCCGGAGCATGGCATACCCCAGAATACTGGGGCAAAGTAACATCAGCCTTGGAAGCTCAAGACTATAAATGCATACCTGTCACACTCCCTACCACACAATCAACAAACCCCTCGGTCAACTTCTCCACCGACGTTAAAGCCGTTCGCGAGGCTATTATGGAAGAGACTGCTCAAGACCAGGATGTTGTTATCGTAGCCCATTCCTACGGCGGCGCTGTGGGTGCCAGTGCCATCAAGGGTCTATCGCGGAAGAACGCAGAAGAAAACAAGGGAAATGGTCATATTATTGGCCTTTTCTTGATTGGAACGGGTTTTGTCGCTGCTGGAATATCCTTTCTGGATGCTATGGGTGGCAAGCCTCCGCCACTGTGGGCTACCGACTATGAAAACAATACCATGCCTCTTCAACTCGATCCAGCTGAAATGTTCTTCCACGATATGCCTGAGGAGGACGCAAAGTACTGGGTGGGAAAGCTCACCGATCAGGCGCTGACGTCTGTAACTGACGGATACGAAGTCTCGTATGAGGGATGGAAAGATGTGCCTGTATGGTATATTATGACCGCAGAGGACAAAAACTTTTCGCTTGAGACACAGCAGATGTTTGCACAGTCTGCGAAAGAAGCTGGCGCCGATCTGGTTGTGCGTGAGATTGCGAGCAGCCATTCTCCAATGTTGAGTAAGCCCGACGATACTGTCAAGTTTCTGGAGGACGCGCTTGCAGCGTTTGCCAATGCTTAA